The DNA window GGCGCTCGCCCGGTCGATGCCTCGAACCTCAGCACCGTCAGCAACCTGTTCGATGACGGCCCGCCGACGGTTGTCGTCGATCTCGTTGGGACCGCAGCTACCGCCCGCTGGGCAATCGACCACTTGGCGATGGGTGGCCGTTTGGTCATGCTGGCGACCTTCCCGAACCGGCCCGTACCAATCGAAGCCAGAGAAACGGTGTTCAGGGAACTGTCCATCTTCGGAAGCCGATACAGCTGGAAATCCCAGGTTGCCGAGGCTGCTCGCCTGGTGGCAGACGGAAGTATCAAACCGATCATCAGCGAAGTACGCGGACCCGGAGCCCTTCCCGAGCTCCACGACCTGCTCCGCGCCGGCGAGCTCGTCGGACGCGGAGCACTCGATTGGAGCCTGACATGACCCACGAAATCACCGACATCCGACTGCCCGCCGACGTGGACGGGGTTTTTGTGGGGGGCGGCCACAACGCCCTCGTCTCGGCCGCCTACCTGGCCAAGGCAGGGCAAAAGATCGTCGTCCTCGAAGCGGCCTCCCGCATCGGCGGGGGCACGACCACCGAGTACGCCACGCTCCCACTCTTCAAACACAATCTGCACGCCTACTTCGTTCGTTGGACACCGGACTACGCGGTATGGCGCGATCTTGACCTCGACCGATACGGTGCACGCTCGATATTTCCTCCAGTCCAAAACGCCGTTCCCTTCGACGGCGGTGACCAGGCGCTCCTGACCTACAACGAGACCGGGCGTTCCGTCGCATCGATCGCCGAATTCTCCAAAAAAGATGCCGAGGTGTATGAACGTCTCTACCAAGAGTTCACCGAACTGACCGCCCGCGTCGATACGCCAATGCGGTTCGGTCCCCCTCTCGACCCAGATCAGCAATACGCGGTTCTGTCCAAGTCGAAACTGGGCCGACGCTGGATGGAACTCGACGCCCTGTCTCCCCTCGACCTCGTCCGGGAGTGCTTCGAGTTCGAACCGCTGCGATCGCTCATCCTTTTCAACGTCTCTGTGCGGGGGTACGTCCCCAACCTCGACGTTCCCGGCATCGGATCCATCGTGGCTCTGGCCTTGTCCAACAGCCAGGGCGGAAGACTCATCGAAGGCGGCACGTTCGAAGTTGCCAGGGCGATTGCGGCCGCCGCCATCGACGCCGGCGTGACCGTGGTAACCGACGCCAGAGTCGGGTCCATCGACGTGTCCAACGGACGGGCGACCGGGGTTACGCTGATCGACGGTCGGTCGGTCAAGGCCAGGAAGTTCGTGGCCAGCGCTACCCCCGCTCCCATCACCATGCTCGAACTGGTAGGCGGCGAGCACCTCGACCCATCGCTTCGGGCCGACCTTGCCGGCTACCGATGGCTCGAAGAAGCTCTCTTCGGTGTGCACTGGGCAATGTCTGATCGACCGGTGTTCAAGGCCGAAAAGCTACATCCGAACATGCCACATGCGCTCAATCTGGCCCTCGGCTACGAGTCATCTGACGATCTCGTCGCGCACATGATGGCCATTCGGGCGGAAGAGAACACGCCAGACGGGCCAATTCACGTCTCGATTCCCACCGTACACGATCCCAGCCAGGCACCAGCCAGCCACCACACGACGTTCGGCTGGCACTTCGTCCCCGGCCCGCCCATGCGCGGCAAGTGGGGTAGCGCTGCAATCCAGGATCGCCTCACCGCCATCGCTACGACCTACCGAAAATATGCGCCCAACCTCGACGATGTCACGCTGGCGTTGACTACCCACTCTCCGGATGCGACCGAGGCGAGAGTCATCTCGATGCGGGGCGGCGATCGGCATCACGGCAGTTTTCATCCGGACAACTGGCTGTTCAATCGACCAACGCCGGCTATGCCCGGCTACCGCACACCTATCGACGGCCTGTACCTCTGCGGACCGTCCCAGCATCCCGGCGGAAGTTTCCATGGACAACCCGGATATAACGCTGCCGGGGTGATCGCAGACGATCTGGACCTCGACATTTGGTGGCACCGAACCGACCCGAAACAGGCCCTCACCGAACTGGCGTGACACGGATCTACCACAATCTCTGTGGCGTTTTGGACCCACCCACCGGTCAGATCCTATATCGTGCAAAGTGCGACCAACCGTTGGAGGGGGCGAGTGACAGACATCGGCGCTGAAGTTGAGTTTGACCCGATGGACGCCTTCGCGGCCGAATCCAGGGTAAAGCGCAACCGGACAATCGCCATAAGTATCATCTCGTTCACCCTTCTCATCTGGTGGATTCTGACTCAGATGACCCTCGAGGCGTTCTTTTCGCAGATCTTGAACGGACTCAGCTTCGGGGCGGTCCTTTTTTTCCTTGCCAGCGGCTTCACGCTCATTTTCGGGCTCATGCGGATCACCAATCTCGCCCATGGCGGCTTCTATCTGGTCGGCGGCTACGTCGGCATCACGACGGTACGGGCCACGGGGAGCTTCTGGCTGGCGATCCTCGTGTCGGCGTTGGCCATCATGCTGCTCGGTCTCTTCACGGAGAGGGTCCTTCTCCGACCGATCCGGGGTATGGCCCAGCCCGAAGTACTGCTCACCATCGGTCTCACCTTCATCCTCGGCGACCTGGCCCTGGCCATCTGGGGTGGCGACCCCACGCCCATCCCCAAGCCCTCCTGGCTCAATGGGGCACTCCGGGTTGGTGACTTCGCCTATCCCCGCTACCGATTGTTCGTTATCGCCTGCGCCATCCTCATGGGCGTCTTATTGTTCTGGATCGAGAAGAAAACTCGTTGGGGCGCGATGGTGCGGGCCGGCGTCGACGACCGGGAGATGGTGGCCGCGCTCGGTGTGAACATCAAGGCGGTTTTCACCGGAGCTTTCATGTTCGGAGCCTTCCTGGCCGGTTTCGCCGGCGTCATCGGAGGGGCGTTTCTGACCCTGCTGCCCGGGCAAGATTTCGAGATTCTCCTCTTTGCGTTGGCGGTCGTCATCATCGGTGGGTTGGGCAGTCTGAAAGGGGCCATGCTCGGTGTGATCATCGTTGGGCTAATCGATTCGTTCGGCAAAGCCCTGGTCCCCGAACTGTCCTTTTTCACGCTGTTTGCTCCGATGG is part of the Acidimicrobiia bacterium genome and encodes:
- a CDS encoding NAD(P)/FAD-dependent oxidoreductase, which translates into the protein MTHEITDIRLPADVDGVFVGGGHNALVSAAYLAKAGQKIVVLEAASRIGGGTTTEYATLPLFKHNLHAYFVRWTPDYAVWRDLDLDRYGARSIFPPVQNAVPFDGGDQALLTYNETGRSVASIAEFSKKDAEVYERLYQEFTELTARVDTPMRFGPPLDPDQQYAVLSKSKLGRRWMELDALSPLDLVRECFEFEPLRSLILFNVSVRGYVPNLDVPGIGSIVALALSNSQGGRLIEGGTFEVARAIAAAAIDAGVTVVTDARVGSIDVSNGRATGVTLIDGRSVKARKFVASATPAPITMLELVGGEHLDPSLRADLAGYRWLEEALFGVHWAMSDRPVFKAEKLHPNMPHALNLALGYESSDDLVAHMMAIRAEENTPDGPIHVSIPTVHDPSQAPASHHTTFGWHFVPGPPMRGKWGSAAIQDRLTAIATTYRKYAPNLDDVTLALTTHSPDATEARVISMRGGDRHHGSFHPDNWLFNRPTPAMPGYRTPIDGLYLCGPSQHPGGSFHGQPGYNAAGVIADDLDLDIWWHRTDPKQALTELA
- a CDS encoding branched-chain amino acid ABC transporter permease → MTLEAFFSQILNGLSFGAVLFFLASGFTLIFGLMRITNLAHGGFYLVGGYVGITTVRATGSFWLAILVSALAIMLLGLFTERVLLRPIRGMAQPEVLLTIGLTFILGDLALAIWGGDPTPIPKPSWLNGALRVGDFAYPRYRLFVIACAILMGVLLFWIEKKTRWGAMVRAGVDDREMVAALGVNIKAVFTGAFMFGAFLAGFAGVIGGAFLTLLPGQDFEILLFALAVVIIGGLGSLKGAMLGVIIVGLIDSFGKALVPELSFFTLFAPMAIILMVRPQGLLGKLS